From the genome of bacterium:
CGCGCGAACCCGGGGCGAGGCTGGTCTTGACCCATGGCTTTTGCTTCAGCCCCTTCTCGACCGCCTTTTTGGCGAGCAAACCGGCGCCGACCATCACCGAGGCGTTGGAGGTGTTGGTGCAGCTGGTGATCGCGGCGATAACGACGCTGCCGTGCTCGAGGGCCGCCTTGTGTCCCGCCAGCTCGATCTCGACCTTCTCGTCCAGTTTTTCGGCGGGCAGATTGAAACCGCGCTGCTCGGCCGGAGCGCTGAGGGTGGTTTTAAAAGCACTGCTGACCCGCGAGAGGGGGATGCGGTCCTGCGGCCGTTTGGGTCCGGCCAGGCTGGGCTCGACCGTGCCGAGGTCGAGCTCGAGGCTGTCGGTGAAAATCGGATCGGGGGTTTCATCGCTGCGGAAGAGTCCCTGCTCCTTGCTGTAGCGCTCGACCAGGTCGACCAGTTCTCTGGAGCGGCCGGTGCGGGTGAGGTAGGCGAGGGCCTCGGCATCCATCGGGAAGAAGCCCATGGTGGCGCCGTACTCGGGGGCCATGTTGGCGACCAGGGCACGGTCGGGCAGGGTGATCTGCGAGAGGCCGCTGCCGTAGAATTCGACGAACTTGCCGACCACTCCTTTTTTGCGCAGCATCTGGGTTACAGTGAGGGCGATGTCGGTCGGCGTGGCCCCGGGTTGGAGGCGACCGCTGAGGCGGAAGCCGATCACCTCGGGCATGAGCATGTAGAGGGGTTGGCCGAGCATTACTGCCTCGGCCTCGATGCCGCCGACGCCCCAGCCGACAATGCCGAGGCCGTTGATCATGGTCGTGTGCGAGTCGGTGCCGACCAGGCTGTCGGGATACGCCACCCGGCCTTGCGGCGTGTCGGCCGTGAAAACGCCGCGGGCAAAATATTCGAGGTTGACCTGGTGAATGATGCCGACCCCTGGGGGGATGACCTTGAAGGTTTCGAAGGCCTTCTGGCCCCATTTGAGGAACTCGTAGCGCTCGCGGTTGCGCTGGAACTCGATCTCCATGTTGCGGCCGAGGGCCTCGCGGCTGCCAAAGGTGTCAACCTGGACCGAGTGGTCGATGACCAGCTCGGCGGGGATGAGGGGCTCGATCTTTTTGGGGTCGCCACCCATGCGTTGCATGGCCGAGCGCATTGCCGCCAGGTCGACGACGGCGGGGACGCCGGTGAAATCCTGCATGATCACCCGCGCCGGTTTGAAGGGGATCTCCACTTCCGCGGGTTTGGCCGCATTCCAGCCGGCGACATGGATCACATCCGCTTCCGTCACGTCAAAGCCGTTGCAGTTGCGCAGCAGGGATTCGAGCAGTACCTTGATACTGAAGGGGAGGCGGGAGACGGAAGCGTGCTGGTCAAGGGTGTCGAGGGCGTAGAAGGTGACCGGCCCGGCGGCGGTGTTCAGTTTGCGCTTTGCGGAGAAGGGATCCTGTGATACGGGTGACATGGGCTTTCCTTTCACTTGGCAAAACCAGGCTCTTATGAGTTACTCTGGTGAAAGTGTGTTTGGTTCAGGATGATCAGTACGACCAGGCGTTTGGGGCCGTGGGCGCCGAGGATCAGGATCTTTTCGATGTCCGCGGTGCGGCTGGGGCCGGTGATCATCACCATATCGCGGATTGCAGCCGCATCCGGCCTCGCCGTCAGCGCCTGCAGATGCGGCACCAGCCGCTCAGCCGGCAGCAGCACATAGAGGGTCTCCGGAAGCACCGCGGCCCAGCGCGAACGCGCCGCGTCATGGCGGAGCACGCAGGTGGCCGTGTCCGCAATGCCGAAATCGGCCGTCACCAGGCCGGCGGAGGCGGCGGCCAGCTGGCTGCGGCGTTCCTCCGTTGCCAGGGTGCTGGCATCGAAGCGCGCCGTCGTTTCAAGCCTCTCGGCTGCGGCACGGCTGAGCGGATCGCCGTCGAGGGCCAACTCCGCGGCCGGCGCAGCCCCGAGCAGCTCCTTCAGTTTTTCCGCCGCGGCTTGCGGGCTTGAGAGCAGGTAACACTCGCCGGAGACCGCTTCGAGCTCGCGTTTGAATTGTGCAGCGAGCCCGCGGAGGTCCGGCGGCGTCAGCGTCCGTATCGCGGCCTCGATCCGTGCCACAACCCCCTCAGGGGCCTGCGGGAGATGGGAGGGCTGTTCCAGAGCGGCGCGCACCCGGGCGAGGATGACTTCACGTGCGTTGTTCATGACCGAACCTCCTTTCCCGCGGTTGCGGGATTCGAGCGGCGCTTGAGCCAGGCCTTGTAGCGCTTGCGGAATCCCCGGCTGTCGAAGCGGCCGAGGGCGCGCGCCCTGCCGTAGCCGGGGACCACGAAGGCGCGCTCGCCGGGCAACAGCTGCTGCAGCTTGCCCGGAAACCAGGTGGCAAAACGGTAGAGGCGTGGATGGCTCGCGAGCCAGCCGAAGCCGCGGAAGACAGCGCGTTCCATGGCACCGGTGTTGCCGGTTTCCACCACCCGGTTGCGCAGCTTGAGAAGGTGATGCGGGATGTTGATCCGCACCGGACAGATCTCGAAGCACGCGCCGCAGAGGCTCGAAACGTAGGGAGCATAACGCCCCTCCACCTCGCCGAGATACTGCGGGATCAGGGTGATGCCGATCGGCCCCATGTAGACCCAGCCGTAGGCGTGGCCGCCCACCTGCTGGTAGATCGGGCAGACGTTGAGGCAGGCTCCGCAGCGGATGCAGCAGAGGGTCTCGCGCAGCTGACCGTCGGCGAGGATCTTGGAGCGGCCGTTGTCTAGGAGGAGCAGGTGAACCTCCTCAGGTCCTTCGCCGGTCGCTTGCCGCCGCGGCCCGCCAACGAGGTGGAGGTAGCTCGTCATTTTTTGTCCGGTGGCACTCGCCGGCAGGAGCTTGAGAAAGGGGGGAAGCGCGGCCAGATCAGGGAGGAGTTTTTCGATGCCCATCACCGCCAGATGGAGGCGCGGCATCCCCAGGGTCAGAAAGCCGTTGGCTTCGTTTTCGACGATGCAAAAGCTCCCCTCTTCGGCCATGGCGAAGTTGACGCCCGAGATGCCCATGTCGGCGGAGAGAAATTTCTCGCGCAGGCGCGCGCGGGCGATCTGCAGCAGCGCGTCGGGATCTTCGGTGTAGGGAACCCCGAGCTTCTCATGGAAGATCCGGCCGACATCGACACGGGTGAGATGGAGGGCCGGCGCGGTCAGGTGCGAGGGAATCTGATCCAGGAGCTGAACGATGTATTCGCCGAGGTCGGTCTCGAGCGATTCCACACCGTTTTCGGCGAGAAAATGATTGAGATGGAGTTCCTCGGTGGTCAGGGATTTGGACTTGACCACAGTCTTGACGCCCTTGTCGCGCATCAGCTCGAGGATAAGGCTGCGCGCTTCCTCGGCGTCGCGCGCCCAATGGACGACGATGCCGTTCTCCTGGCACCGGGATTCGAAGCGCTCGAGGTAATGGTCGAGGTGCTCGAGCGTCTCCTTCTTGATCTGGTGGGCCTGATGACGGAGATCCTCCCAGTAGGGGAGCTGCTCGACCTTGTCGAGGCGCTTTTTAAGGGCGGTCTGGGTCGCCTTGTCCACCGCCTCGCGCAGACGGCCGTCCGCCAGGGCTTCGTGGAGATAGGTTTTAATGTGGATAGGGGAGGTTTGCATTGTTCACTCCAGTGAAAGGCTCCGGGCCAGCAGATCGGCGATATGCAATCCGCGTGCGTGCATGTTGTGCTTGCGCAGCCAGCCGTCGATGTTCATCAGGCAGCTCGAGTCCGCGCCGATGACGTAGTCGGCGCCGCTGGCTTCGATGTAGCGGCATTTGCGCTCCACCATGGCGAGCGAGACCTCCGCCATCTTGTAGGAAAAGGTGCCGCCGAAGCCGCAGCAGGTGTCGGGTTTTTCCATCTCGACGAAGGTGATATCGCTGATGGCACGGATGAGGCGGCGCGGCTGCTCGCGCACGCCGAGCTCGCGCAGGAGGTGGCAGGAGTCATGATAAGTGACCCGGTGCGGAAAGGAGCCGTCGACCGTGGCCACCTTGGCGACATCGACGAGAAACTCGCTGAATTCGAAGATGCGCGTGCCCAGACTCTCGAGAGCCGGTTTGAGAGCGGGATCGATTCCCAGCTCCTTGTAAAAGACCCGCACCATGGCTGTGCAGGAGCCGGAGGGGGCGATGATATATTCATGCCCCTCGAAGAGGCGGATCAGGCGCTCAGCGACCGGGACGATCTCCTTGCGGTAACCGGAGTTGAAGGCCGGCTGGCCGCAGCAAGTCTGATCCTCGACATAATCGATGGTGATGCCGAAATGGTCGAGCACCTTGACCATCGATAGGGCCGACTCGGCATAGAGGTGTTCGGAAAGACAGGGTATGAAAAGGGCGACATTCATATAAACCTTTTTATATTAATAGGATAGAATTATTCCATGCAGCGGCTGCAGGAGCCCGGGTGGGCACCAGAACCCAGGTAGCCGCGAGAGCCCGGCGCCCCCCTCCCATTCCCACCCGGGTGGGTGGGGACGAGAAGTGAGAGCGTCGGCGGATTCGCGCACCGCGCACGGCCTTCCAGCCGCCTCAGCCCGCCAGTGCCTGCCAGCGCTTGGCCAGGTAGGGATCCCGCATGGTCTCGAGCAGGTAATCGCAGAATTCCCGGCCGGTGGCGCCGTCCTCACGGCCTGTGATCACCACCTCCTTCTCGAACTGGCCGCAGATGTCGAGCGCCATCTCGAGTTGGTCGGCCTTGGCGCCGAGGCCGATATGGCGCAGCATCATGGCGGCGGCGCGGATCAGGCTGGAGGGATCCGCGTAGGCGCCGCGGCCCTCGGAGATCATGCGCGGCGCCGAGCCATGGATGGCTTCGAACATGGCATAGCGCGTGCCGATATTGGCGCTGCCGGCGGTGCCAACGCCGCCCTGGAATTCGGCGGCCTCATCGGTGATGATATCGCCGTAGAGGTTGGGGAGCACCACCACGCGGAACTGGCTGCGGCGTTTGGGATCGATCAGCTTGGCGGTCATGATGTCGATGTACCACGCGTCCCATTTGACGGCGGGGTATTCCTTGGCGATGCGCTCGGCGGTTTCGAGGAAGAGGCCGTCGGTGGTTTTGATGACGTTGGCTTTGGTCACCACCGTCACCTTGTTGATGCCATTCCTCGCCGCATAGTCGAAGGCCATGCGGATGATGCGTTCCGAGCCCTGCAGGGTGGTGGCGGTGAAATCGATGGCGAGATCGGGCGTGACCTGAATGCCCTTGCTGCCGAGGATATAAGCCCCCTCCGTATTCTCGCGGAAAAAGATCCAGTCGATGTTATCCTTCGGCACCTTGACCGGGCGGACGTTGGCAAAGAGGTCGAGTTCGCGGCGCATGGCTACATTGGCGCTCTCGATATTGGGATAGGGCCCGCCCTTTTCGGGGGTGGTGGTCGGGGCCTTGAGGATGACATGGCAGGCTTTCAGTTCAGCCAGCACATCATCCGGAATCGCCTTGAGATGCCGGACCCGGTTTTCGATGGTGAGACCCTCGATCGCGCGAAAGTCCACCTTGCCGCCGGCCATCTCCTCTTTCAGCAGGTATTCCAGCACCCGCTGGGTCTCCTGCGAGATGATCGGACCGATCCCGTCGCCCCAGCAGAAGCCGATGATGATAGGCTTCAGGGTGGTGAAATTGAGCGGTTGCTCTCCTGCTTTCATGCGCTCCACACGGGCGAGCTGATCGGTGATGATTTTGGCAAAGTGCTCTTTGGCGCGATCGATTACCTCGTTCTGCATAACGGCTCCTGTAGAATGATGCGGTTAAAGGTTGCCGCCGTCCGGTGGTTGACGGCGGGAGTGACGATGACCTCTGGCCCTGCGACCCGGTCGAATGCGGGCTGGTTAATAATGGTCATGATCTTCGGGTCGGCGCGAGCGCTGGTGATAATCGATGATCCGCTGGTTGCGGCGCTCGAGCCTCTGGGCGATCTGTTCGAGAATCTGGCGGGCATAGCGGGCGTACTCGGGTCCCGCAACCGTCGCCTCCTGTTCGAGTCCGGACTCGACAAGCCCCAGGAAGGTGCTGCAATCCGCCGGCGATACCGGCGTCGGGTAAGCGGCCCACTGCTTCAAGGCGATCTCAAGGTCGCGGTTCGCTTCCTGGTTCGGACAGCCATTACAGTCCTTGAAGGGTGCGGGATTGGCCGCCCGCTGGAAACCCTTGAGGGCCATGATCAACGGCTGGTAATCGTAATCGTAATGCAGCCGGGAGAACTGGAACTCGACCACCGCGGTGCGGCTCGATGCATCGGGCTCCTGGCTGTGGCGGTTGAGCCGGGACAGATAGAGCCCGGTATCGGGATGGAGGATCTCCTCCTGAAAAATGCGCATCTCGCGCAGCCGGCCGCCGGCGTCCTCGCGCAGGTCGCCGCCGAGCATCACCAGGCAGAGG
Proteins encoded in this window:
- a CDS encoding (Fe-S)-binding protein; the encoded protein is MNVALFIPCLSEHLYAESALSMVKVLDHFGITIDYVEDQTCCGQPAFNSGYRKEIVPVAERLIRLFEGHEYIIAPSGSCTAMVRVFYKELGIDPALKPALESLGTRIFEFSEFLVDVAKVATVDGSFPHRVTYHDSCHLLRELGVREQPRRLIRAISDITFVEMEKPDTCCGFGGTFSYKMAEVSLAMVERKCRYIEASGADYVIGADSSCLMNIDGWLRKHNMHARGLHIADLLARSLSLE
- a CDS encoding LutB/LldF family L-lactate oxidation iron-sulfur protein codes for the protein MQTSPIHIKTYLHEALADGRLREAVDKATQTALKKRLDKVEQLPYWEDLRHQAHQIKKETLEHLDHYLERFESRCQENGIVVHWARDAEEARSLILELMRDKGVKTVVKSKSLTTEELHLNHFLAENGVESLETDLGEYIVQLLDQIPSHLTAPALHLTRVDVGRIFHEKLGVPYTEDPDALLQIARARLREKFLSADMGISGVNFAMAEEGSFCIVENEANGFLTLGMPRLHLAVMGIEKLLPDLAALPPFLKLLPASATGQKMTSYLHLVGGPRRQATGEGPEEVHLLLLDNGRSKILADGQLRETLCCIRCGACLNVCPIYQQVGGHAYGWVYMGPIGITLIPQYLGEVEGRYAPYVSSLCGACFEICPVRINIPHHLLKLRNRVVETGNTGAMERAVFRGFGWLASHPRLYRFATWFPGKLQQLLPGERAFVVPGYGRARALGRFDSRGFRKRYKAWLKRRSNPATAGKEVRS
- a CDS encoding LUD domain-containing protein, with translation MNNAREVILARVRAALEQPSHLPQAPEGVVARIEAAIRTLTPPDLRGLAAQFKRELEAVSGECYLLSSPQAAAEKLKELLGAAPAAELALDGDPLSRAAAERLETTARFDASTLATEERRSQLAAASAGLVTADFGIADTATCVLRHDAARSRWAAVLPETLYVLLPAERLVPHLQALTARPDAAAIRDMVMITGPSRTADIEKILILGAHGPKRLVVLIILNQTHFHQSNS
- the acnA gene encoding aconitate hydratase AcnA codes for the protein MSPVSQDPFSAKRKLNTAAGPVTFYALDTLDQHASVSRLPFSIKVLLESLLRNCNGFDVTEADVIHVAGWNAAKPAEVEIPFKPARVIMQDFTGVPAVVDLAAMRSAMQRMGGDPKKIEPLIPAELVIDHSVQVDTFGSREALGRNMEIEFQRNRERYEFLKWGQKAFETFKVIPPGVGIIHQVNLEYFARGVFTADTPQGRVAYPDSLVGTDSHTTMINGLGIVGWGVGGIEAEAVMLGQPLYMLMPEVIGFRLSGRLQPGATPTDIALTVTQMLRKKGVVGKFVEFYGSGLSQITLPDRALVANMAPEYGATMGFFPMDAEALAYLTRTGRSRELVDLVERYSKEQGLFRSDETPDPIFTDSLELDLGTVEPSLAGPKRPQDRIPLSRVSSAFKTTLSAPAEQRGFNLPAEKLDEKVEIELAGHKAALEHGSVVIAAITSCTNTSNASVMVGAGLLAKKAVEKGLKQKPWVKTSLAPGSRVVTAYLEKSGLLPWLEQLGFAVVGYGCTTCIGNSGPLPEAIGAVVKSNELVAAAVLSGNRNFEGRVNPLVKANYLASPPLVVAYALAGTMNLDLATEPLGTGKDGKPVYLKDIWPSPEELQAALSFADDPENYRAMYADVNAFSPEWNEIPVKGGAIFEWQADSTYIQEPPFFVGLPAQPGAISSIEAARVLALLGDSVTTDHISPAGSIPAESPAGKYLISLGVQPKDFNSYGARRGNDRVMVRGTFGNIRLKNLLAPGTEGGVTLHLPDGEKMWIYDAAMRYKEEGTPLVVLAGKEYGTGSSRDWAAKGTLLLGVRAVIAESFERIHRSNLVGMGVLPLQFKEGDSAKNLDLTGHEAFTIRLDDHLKPRQEVQVVARAADGSEIVFNTLCRIDTPVEVSYYRHGGILPAVLREMLK
- a CDS encoding isocitrate/isopropylmalate family dehydrogenase, with product MQNEVIDRAKEHFAKIITDQLARVERMKAGEQPLNFTTLKPIIIGFCWGDGIGPIISQETQRVLEYLLKEEMAGGKVDFRAIEGLTIENRVRHLKAIPDDVLAELKACHVILKAPTTTPEKGGPYPNIESANVAMRRELDLFANVRPVKVPKDNIDWIFFRENTEGAYILGSKGIQVTPDLAIDFTATTLQGSERIIRMAFDYAARNGINKVTVVTKANVIKTTDGLFLETAERIAKEYPAVKWDAWYIDIMTAKLIDPKRRSQFRVVVLPNLYGDIITDEAAEFQGGVGTAGSANIGTRYAMFEAIHGSAPRMISEGRGAYADPSSLIRAAAMMLRHIGLGAKADQLEMALDICGQFEKEVVITGREDGATGREFCDYLLETMRDPYLAKRWQALAG